AACACACGTAAAAACAGCCTCCATCCACCCCTTTTGTCACAGACTTTATCTGTTATGACCTCGAGTAGACTTTGATTCGATTATTCCTGCCCAATTGTTGTCAAATCGGTCAGGGCCAGCTGGAATTCGgagttgtactttttgtaaataaaaacctCAGTAACCTTTGACCCATAGAATAGATTTACGCGTAAGCACTCACTCAATTCAAGTGGGTAATTAGTCTAAACTTGTGTAAGTCTATCGGTAGACACGGTCCCATTCTCCTGGCCTTATCCGCAAGGAAGGAAATGGAGGACTTATACAAGTTTGGAGGACTTATACAAGTTTAGTGAAACGAAACGGCGATTACCACTTCGGGTCCTCGGGTATCAGAATCTCCTCACACAACACCTCGAGCGCGAACTGTTTTCCGGTATTTTCCGGTATTTTCCGGTGTTGTACAGGTTTCGTGTAAACAGAAATTACCAGAACTTGCGAGGAGTTGGACTTGAGTTGAGTTGAGGAAACACTTTCTTTGCATAATCTACTTTATGTTTATTGTGAGAAGCTGTGAGAGAGATACAATCACAACAGTTTTCTACCCATAAAGAGCAATCTTCTTCGGCAACCAATTCCAACAAACTGTGCAGTGCAGAGTGTTGTTGGTGTGCCAGTTTTTCTGTCCGTATTTTTAATACAACACAGTTTTTCACACGGGCTCACACAGTACAGCTAGCTCAGCGATCACAGCACAGGCTCAGCTGCTTACCAAATCCATTTCACACTACACTTTGTTTTAGGGGAAGCCGttctgtttttggttttgcTGGTCGTTCCCGAATCGTCACCATGTTTAACTTTGGTTCAATGTTCGACGACCCATTTTTCGGgtaagtatttttgtattttgttatgtttttgttagtttttataaaattaaaattaaaaagttgaacTTGTTCATTGGTTTGTATTTGTAAAaagtagtttttcttttttattaataaataaatattaattatgaGTCAGTTATAGTGTTACCTTGTTACAGTTTTAATGCAGTCACTTCTTCATAATCATAGGCCTAGCACCGCCTATCTAGCTGATTGCTGAACGACACAATGTTGATACTAATTTTCCCTCTTGATTTACTGGAGAAGTTGTGGGAAAAGAAGCCAAATCCGTCCACAACTATTTTCCATAATTCTATTCATCATcctgataaaaaaaatgaaactatTTGAGTAAATGCAGGGGGGGGTCTGCTATCTAGAACCATGTGTTTGAGGTTTGTTTGCTGATACTAAACCAATTCCACATGTTTTATTATCTGGTTGTATTTTTATAGTACATAGAAAATACCTGTCTTAATAACGGTTCTACGTTTTTTACTTATACTATAGCAACGTACATGAAACTCACCGACGCCATATGCAGAGAATGCAGCAGTCTATGTTTGACCCTGGCTTAATGGCCATAGAGGGCCAGCAGGGCCATAGAAACGCAGAAGTGAGTCTTGCTCGAAGGGGTCATCATCCTCATAGGTCACCGTCAGGAAACACTCAAGTAAGTCTTCAAGTTTTGTTGTGGAAAGTGCATTTAAGGCTCATGGGGGAGcctttatagtttctagaattAGCACATCCATAGACCTCATCGCAAATCGCGCCTGGCTGATTTTTCtctgcattgtgggaaggaacaGCGGGCATCTTTCCAACAATGCCTTTTGACAATGGAGAAAAATATGCCCCcttttccttcccacaatgccttTCAACAATGGTGAAAAATCAGCAAGGCGTGTTTCGAGTTAAGGTCGATAATAGAGAAAGGATGTCGTGGAAGAATTAGGCTCCAatagttttcaataaataaaccgAGTCATCAGGTGGTAATttcttatataaaaaaattcagaGAAGATGTACCATGAACAAGTATGGTACCTTTGTATCTGGCTCATTTTATAATCTCTCAGCTTTTTAGGCTAAAAGTAAACTAAGTAAATTTAATTGTTTGGATACTTTGGGAACAGTGTGTTTTGTCTAATGTTTTGTCTGTCTTTTAGAAATAACACTCGCACTCATTACTCCTTTACGAGGAATGGTTTAAACCAGAATTTGGAAATATTAACTCTTACTTAATTTGCTTGATGGTAGAAAGGTTTTGGGCttatttgttgttgattttgttttataataggCTCTGCAGCCATTTGGAATGTCGCCGGATCCATTCAGCATGGGATTCGGAAACATGTTCGGTAACATGCAGAGCATGATGTCTAACATGCACcagaattttgtaagttaaaCGTTCTTTAATATCTTTAAATTATCACTGTctcattttgttataaaaattatcTGTAAATCATAAATGTTAAAATGCTGTTTCTTATCATTgcttggggaggtagtgctttctgctcgaccagccaggcttctgattgatgatatCCAAGCCTGTTTCTGTATTGACTGTAAAGTGGGGtaaacctgtttcagccctaggagtaggtggcatcgacccctgaaaaaaaaaatgattatagcCCActccttgaagtggccttcaggccttgtgtgtctggcgacttgcatcaacatttttgttttgaaaatggctGACGATTATAAAGTTTGATCTTTTGATAATTTTCACCCCATCCAGGAGGACATGTCCAATAATCCCAACGTGCATTCTTACTCCCAGTCGTCCTTCACAAGCTTCTCATCGGCAGGAGCAGGCCCTCCCAAAGTCTATCATGCAACATCCTCAACAAGGAAAGCTCCAGGAGGGGTAAGGATAACTGCTATTGGTTGAGTGAAGCCAGCCGAGGAGTTCTGGTCACGTCATGGGTTTGGGTGGAGGGCGGTCACGGGTCAGGGGTtgatttaacaaagagttaggactagtcttatctggagTTAGGATTAGgtactctttctaacttaggactacccttaagtttttaatatctcctaggactagtcccaactttttgtgaaatcgacccctggaatttgagagggcaaggccattgaAAAAAGAAGTCTTTGGGTAACTttgttgaaggggcaccaaggccaagaccaggggcaacggatgACGTGGCCTCCATGGCCTTTGTCTaactccagggcccaatttcatagagctgcttaagcaaaaaattttgcttaagcaaaaaattcattgcttagtaaaattagattaccggccaagactccactcaattgttatgttaagtaaacaacagcttaacactagtcataagcaatgtatatggcaggaaattttggccagtaacatgtgtaaaataagcgagctattttcgtgcttaagcaaattttttgcttaagcagctctatgaaattggccccaggcctGCGTTCAGGTTGGCATAGTGGtttctttcctcgccttccgcCTCTGGACCAAGTATCGAATTCCAttaggggcactatgtggactgggtgttcagtccctacctgactgcataaatctctggggtttgggtgttcagtccctacctgactgcatagttctctggggtttgggtgttcagtccctTCCTGACTGCATAGTTCTCTGGGgtttgggtgttcagtccctacctgactgcataattctctggggtttgggtgttcagtccctacctgactgcataattctctggggtttgggtgttcagtccctacctgactgcataattctctggggtttgggtgttcagtccctacctgactgcataatTCTCTAGGgtttgggtgttcagtccctacctgactgcataattctctggggtttgggtgttcagtccctacctgactgcataattctctggggtttgggtgttcagtccctacctgactgcataattctctggggtttgggtgttcagtccctacctgactgcataattctctggggtttgggtgttcagtccctacctgactgcataattctctggggtttgggtgttcagtccctaTCTGACtgcataattctctggggtttgggtgttcagtccctTCCTGACTGCATAGTTCTCTGGGgtttgggtgttcagtccctacctgactgcataattctctggggtttgggtgttcagtccctacctgactgcataattctctggggtttgggtgttcagtccctacctgactacataattctctggggtttgggtgttcagtccctacctgactgcataattctctggggtttgggtgttcagtccctacctgactgcataattctctggggtttgggtgttcagtccctTCCTGACTGCATAGTTCTCTGGGgtttgggtgttcagtccctacctgactgcataattctctggggtttgggtgttcagtccctacctgactgcataattctctggggtttgggtgttcagtccctacctgactgcataattctctggggtttgggtgttcagtccctaTCTGACtgcataattctctggggtttgggtgttcagtccctacctgactgcataattctctgggttttgggtgttcagtccctacctgactacataattctctggggtttgggtgttcagtccctacctgactgcataattctctggggtttgggtgttcagtccctacctgactgcataattctctggggtttgggtgttcagtccctacctgactgcataattctctgggttttgggtgttcagtccctacctgactgcataaatctctggggtttgggtgttcagtccctacctgactgcataattctctggggtttgggtgttcagtccctacctgactgcataattctctggggtttgggtgttcagtccctacctgactgcataattctctgggttttgggtgttcagtccctaTCTGACtgcataattctctggggtttgggtgttcagtccctacctgactgcataattctctgggttttgggtgttcagtccctacctgactacataattctctggggtttgggtgttcagtccctacctgactgcataattctctggggtttgggtgttcagtccctacctgactgcataattctctggggtttgggtgttcagtccctacctgactgcataattctctgggttttgggtgttcagtccctacctgactgcataaatctctggggtttgggtgttcagtccctacctgactgcataattctctggggtttgggtgttcagtccctacctgactgcataattctctggggtttgggtgttcagtccctacctgactgcataattctctggggtttgggtgttcagtccctTCCTGACtgcataattctctggggtttgggtgttcagtccctacctgactgcataattctctggggtttgggtgttcagtccctacctgactgcataaatctctggggtttgggtgttcagtccctacctgactgcataattctctggggtttttgTCCCAAATATAGTCTGGAACTTCCATCCTTGCCTTCTCTCCAtttggttcttggctagtaggCCTACAGAGATAAAGTTCACTATTCTGAGAGTACTGGCTtcacaatcaaaataagcaaaataAAATGCGGTGGGAGGAGGGGGCTGTATTAACTTTGCTAGTACTTGCTTAAATCCTGCCAAAACTTGAATTATAGTAAATGTTTTTGGTTGGTTTTCTTTGACTCCTCTAGCATATTTGACAACTAGACCATTAAAGGTAGAAATTTTATTAtggtaatatttttgtttaaggtGAAAGAGACAAGACGCTCGGTGAGAGACAGCGAAGCTGGGTTGGAGAAAATGGCTGTTGGTCACCACTTGGGTGAGTTTTGGAATTTCGGCTCACATTGTTTTAGCCAAGGATGAAGATACTTGAGGAAGCTAAACACCcagttcagacaggcgctccagagttggACCTGCTGTGGTTTGAATGTTTGACCCAATTAAATGCTGGTTTCAGCCAGGCGAACATAACGTAACATTAACATTAGGTTTTGCTCATGGCAAGATCTACGTCTGAAACAAAGgccgaacgactgcaacagtcgatcttttgaCTTCTATTTGTTTCAGACGTCTTACTTTTCATGCACTTAATTCAACCATTTGTTTCGCCGCGACTCTGACAAGTCTTTAAGGGGTGCTCCCACGGTCATCACTACAGGATAGGTAACAGGTAGTAGGAAGAAACTTGATAAATTATAAAGCTTTTGCTCACCGTTAAACTATTCCATGTGGTTCATTCTATCATTCAGGAGAACGTGCTCACGTCATTTCACGCTCCAGAAACACACGCACACAGGAAACGGAAGAGCAACAAGACTTCAACAACTTAGATGAAAGTGAGTCATTGCATTTATTACAATTCATTTATTCTGGTCGTATGGAAAAGGAGTCTCACAAACAGTTGTCGTAGTGAATGTTGTAAGTATTTAAAGTATTTTCTATGGATTTCTTTTTAGCGGAGGCCGACTCTTTTAACCAGGAATGGAAGCAGAAAGCTCAGTCGCTTATGGGTCAACATTCAAATGGAAGCAGACATAGAAATGCCACCCCAGCTATTGCCAATGGAACCCCCCAAACAAGGTAAAGAACCGGGTTAAGTTCATATCTATTATGATGCAAATTTATG
The DNA window shown above is from Asterias amurensis chromosome 18, ASM3211899v1 and carries:
- the LOC139950383 gene encoding myeloid leukemia factor 2-like, which encodes MFNFGSMFDDPFFGNVHETHRRHMQRMQQSMFDPGLMAIEGQQGHRNAEVSLARRGHHPHRSPSGNTQALQPFGMSPDPFSMGFGNMFGNMQSMMSNMHQNFEDMSNNPNVHSYSQSSFTSFSSAGAGPPKVYHATSSTRKAPGGVKETRRSVRDSEAGLEKMAVGHHLGERAHVISRSRNTRTQETEEQQDFNNLDETEADSFNQEWKQKAQSLMGQHSNGSRHRNATPAIANGTPQTRHEHNTVRRDRSPMRPKGPSHGGRKHGNSKRHNDNTRY